Within the Corynebacterium tuberculostearicum genome, the region ACCCTCAACCTTCCAGGTAGCCTCAATTGCGTCACGGAGCGCCGACAGCTGGTCATCATCCAGGTTGTCAGTGCGCAGGTCAGGAGAAATGCCAGTCTTTTCTAGCAGTTCCTTGGCACGGGTTGGACCGATGCCGTAGATGTAGGTGAGAGCGACCTCCATGCGCTTATTGCGGGGGAGGTCAACACCAGCTAGACGTGCCATATGGCGTGTCCTTTCGGGTTGTTACGGCGGTTTTCTCCCCATCCGTCCCGCCCCATGCAACGCTTCGCCCGGGCCGTGCCGGGATCCTTGGGTTGCTTATCAGTGCGGGCTCAGGCCACCGTCGCCTGAGGTGGACAGGGCGAACCTAGGGTTCGCCCTTGGGTGAGGAGGCTTACTGTCTTTACTTGTAGCGGTAGACGATGCGTCCGCGGGTAAGGTCATAAGGAGACAGCTCTACAACTACGCGATCCTCTGGGAGGATGCGAATGTAGTGCTGACGCATCTTGCCAGAAATGTGTGCAAGAACCTTGTGTCCATTGTCGAGCTCGACACGGAACATTGCGTTGGGCAAAGGCTCGATAATGCGGCCTTCTACCTCGATTGCGCCTTCCTTAGCCATAACCTCTACTTTTCTGGCGACGGACAAGTGCGCCGTCACCTGCATGTTTGTTGTCTACTGCGGTGGCGTATCTGCGCCAGCCTCGCTGACGCTATACACCGACTTAACAGCATACGCTGCAGCGACACGTTTTCCAAACCGCTGCGCTTTCCGACGCCCCGCTCACTCGCCCGCCCCTCACCCTAAGCCAGCAAAATCCCCCGAACCGATTCTCCCTTTCGGAAGATTAGTTCGGGGGATGAGGCTATCGCTTAAAACGAAGGTCTTAGTAGATGAAGACCTTATCGCCTACCTGCACATTATCCCAGTAGCGCTTGGCAGCGTCTGGCGGCAGGTGAACGCAGCCATTGGAATCAACGGCCGGGTCATCCAGGTGGAAGGCGTGACCGTTATTGGTGAAGTAGATGGAGTACGGCATCGGCGCGTTATTGAACTCGCGGGAAATCTCATGCTCTACCTTGCGGGTCACATGGAAAGTGCCGCGTGGGGTTTCCTGACCGCGCATGCCGGCGGACATTGCCGGGGACACGTAGGACACCTTGCCGCCATCCTGCAGCCAGGTGCGTCGACCATTGAGGTCGACACAAACCTTCGCATCGGCCGGGCACGGGCCACGGTCAAACTGGTTGGCGCGGCGCTGTGCTTCCGCCTTGCGTGCGGCAGCCTCAGAACGAGCCTTCTCCGCAGCAACGCGCTCAGCGTTGGCGCGAGCAGCGGCCTCGCGGGCCTTGCGTGCTTCCTCATTCTTCTGAGCAATCAAGCCTGGGAAGAGGAATTCTACGGCGCCGTCCACAGCGGTTTGAACGCTAGGTGCCAGTTCCGGAGAGAACTTCTCTGCCTGGTCCAGGATCTGGTTGCGGGTATTCCAGGCCTGCTCGCGGGTCTGGCCATGGAAGTTATCCAGCTGCTTCTT harbors:
- the infA gene encoding translation initiation factor IF-1, whose product is MAKEGAIEVEGRIIEPLPNAMFRVELDNGHKVLAHISGKMRQHYIRILPEDRVVVELSPYDLTRGRIVYRYK
- the rpsM gene encoding 30S ribosomal protein S13 translates to MARLAGVDLPRNKRMEVALTYIYGIGPTRAKELLEKTGISPDLRTDNLDDDQLSALRDAIEATWKVEGDLRRQVQADIRRKIEIGSYKGLRHRRGLPVRGQRTKTNARTRKGPKKTIAGKKK
- a CDS encoding L,D-transpeptidase, with amino-acid sequence MSKFSFRKIRATVAAPAVASVMALSATVAAPAATAQEIPNLDQLSSKANSDLAQLSSQSGLDQLTAEAKKQLDNFHGQTREQAWNTRNQILDQAEKFSPELAPSVQTAVDGAVEFLFPGLIAQKNEEARKAREAAARANAERVAAEKARSEAAARKAEAQRRANQFDRGPCPADAKVCVDLNGRRTWLQDGGKVSYVSPAMSAGMRGQETPRGTFHVTRKVEHEISREFNNAPMPYSIYFTNNGHAFHLDDPAVDSNGCVHLPPDAAKRYWDNVQVGDKVFIY